Genomic DNA from Candidatus Methylomirabilota bacterium:
GACGCCCACGAGATTCTCCAGACCGCCGATCCGATCGAAGGCCTCGACTACGTGTACGCCTTTGCCCCGGATCTCCTGATCCTGGACTGTCAGATGCCGGAGATGTCGGGTCCGGAGCTTCTGGCCACGCTGCGCACCCGAGGCATCCGCGTCCCCGTGATCCTCTGCACCGCGAATCCGAGCCAGGTCCGCGACGTGAAATGCGACGGCGTGGTCGCCAAGACCACCGATCTGCGACGCCTGCGGCGTACCATAGACCGGGTCCTGGCCGAGCGGGACTCGCGTCGCCACGGGCGCGCAGCCTGACCGTCGAACGCGGGCCGCCCGGGAGAACCGGTGGCCACGACATCGCGTTCCTGGCTTTCCCGATCCTCGTCGCCCTCCTGGTGGCTCGCTGCGGTCATCGCGCTCCTCGTCGCGGGCTGCGCGACGGCGCCCCCGCCGAGCCCGGCGCCTCCCCCCGTCGCCGCGCCGACGCCTCCGCCCGTCGCCGCGCCGGCGCCCAGCCCCGGCGGGGGTCCGATCGTCACCACGCCCCCGCCCTCCCCACTTCCGGAGCCGTCCGCTCCGCCGACGACGGTGCCGCTGCCACCAACCCCGCCACCGGCCCCGCCTCCGGCTTCTCCTCCGGGGCCGCCGGCTCCAGACCCGGCCGAGGCAGCCGACCGTGAGCTGGCGGCCCGCGTCGAGCGAGCCCTGGCGGGGGATCC
This window encodes:
- a CDS encoding response regulator, with protein sequence MSGSAPRLHSWGVVARILVIDDDLGWRELYGLELGDAHEILQTADPIEGLDYVYAFAPDLLILDCQMPEMSGPELLATLRTRGIRVPVILCTANPSQVRDVKCDGVVAKTTDLRRLRRTIDRVLAERDSRRHGRAA